One genomic region from Streptomyces venezuelae encodes:
- a CDS encoding DUF317 domain-containing protein produces the protein MSKKQHPGWGAGEQPEQHYLVEPRHLAGGGDIRHVSEFLRAAGWADESKTGGPLVFDSPDRTVRVAYNPFVRPGGWTIAGKANGHEPEWNVTFTPQTPVEIVAGFSDALTKSRSAHAPNPWAPLQQHGWETERARHFTAVSPDRNAWLQFHQTGEGQAHWWAGARTEHGRTWDAVLTPSTPMHLVEAFSAALADPQPVMRPRGNIPPSRWIRTTSVSVRPSELGAWQQARTTAARATTWARNSWASSRQHARTPTPHSYAVPATGTTPARPAAAATRPTRSR, from the coding sequence GTGAGCAAGAAGCAGCATCCCGGATGGGGAGCGGGCGAGCAGCCCGAGCAGCATTACCTGGTCGAGCCCCGCCACCTCGCCGGAGGCGGAGACATCCGGCACGTCTCGGAGTTCCTCCGTGCCGCCGGATGGGCCGACGAGTCGAAGACCGGCGGGCCGCTGGTCTTCGACAGCCCGGACCGTACGGTCCGCGTCGCATACAACCCCTTCGTACGGCCGGGTGGCTGGACGATCGCCGGCAAGGCCAACGGCCATGAGCCGGAGTGGAACGTCACCTTCACCCCGCAGACCCCGGTGGAAATCGTCGCCGGATTCAGCGACGCCCTCACCAAGTCGCGTTCCGCGCACGCCCCCAACCCGTGGGCACCACTCCAACAGCATGGGTGGGAGACGGAACGGGCCCGGCACTTCACCGCCGTCAGCCCAGACCGGAACGCATGGTTGCAGTTCCATCAGACCGGCGAGGGCCAGGCCCACTGGTGGGCCGGCGCCCGGACCGAGCACGGCCGGACTTGGGACGCCGTGCTCACCCCGAGCACACCGATGCACCTGGTCGAGGCGTTCTCGGCCGCGCTGGCCGACCCACAGCCGGTGATGCGCCCCCGCGGAAACATCCCGCCCTCCCGTTGGATCCGCACCACCTCGGTGTCCGTGCGACCCTCGGAGCTCGGCGCCTGGCAGCAGGCCCGGACAACAGCCGCCCGCGCCACGACCTGGGCCCGCAACTCATGGGCCTCCTCCCGTCAACACGCCCGTACTCCCACGCCCCACTCGTACGCGGTACCGGCCACGGGCACAACGCCAGCTCGGCCAGCCGCCGCAGCCACGCGGCCCACGCGCAGCCGCTAG
- a CDS encoding DUF317 domain-containing protein, which yields MEGGLASPDGIVRVERFNYSGSAHWCIETALSQDPEHQIWQARFGGSAPARLVAAFTRALSDPEPLRRSPEQRPALGRSRITLRWQEWPAEHIGYALRERVDFLASRHASTRPPPPPARPPTPRRRTR from the coding sequence ATGGAGGGCGGGCTGGCCTCGCCGGACGGCATCGTCCGAGTCGAGCGCTTCAACTACAGCGGCAGCGCCCACTGGTGCATCGAGACGGCGCTCAGCCAGGATCCCGAGCACCAGATCTGGCAGGCCCGCTTCGGGGGCAGCGCCCCCGCCCGCCTCGTCGCGGCCTTCACCCGGGCGCTGTCCGATCCCGAACCGCTACGGCGCTCGCCCGAGCAGCGTCCCGCCCTCGGTCGCAGCCGGATCACGCTCCGCTGGCAGGAGTGGCCCGCCGAACACATCGGCTACGCCCTGCGCGAGCGCGTCGACTTCCTCGCGTCCCGTCACGCCAGCACTCGCCCGCCACCGCCGCCCGCCCGGCCGCCGACGCCCCGGCGCCGCACCCGCTGA